In Clarias gariepinus isolate MV-2021 ecotype Netherlands chromosome 1, CGAR_prim_01v2, whole genome shotgun sequence, one DNA window encodes the following:
- the LOC128529631 gene encoding cellular tumor antigen p53-like, which produces MSELDMTIPLSQDNFAQIWNHGLCNVEFTDLIAELPRADSDAWLSAALPNGTFNENFDDLDLSEAPENTAEAAVMSPVLDSLPPPAAVVPSTNDYPGEYSFNLRFNQTSTTKSVTSTYSKPLDKLYCQLAKTCPVDVLLDKVPPQGAVLRATPIYKKPEHVSEVVLRCPHHQNIAENNEGVNHRSHLIRIEGSQKAQYLEDPNTKRQSVTVPYEAPQLGSEATTVLLNFMCNSSCMGGMNRRPILTIMTLETHDGQVLGRRCFEVRVCACPGRDRKTEEENLNKKTLKTATGVKRKSSAMESQVTPNAESSKKTKTESSSEEEIFFLQIRGRERFNMLKTINDSLELMDMMPPADKDKYRQKRTLKNLKKQPGCGKKLLQNDEKTDTD; this is translated from the exons ATGAGTGAGCTGGACATGACAATACCTTTGAGCCAGGACAATTTTGCACAGATCTGGAATCATGGCTTATGCAACGT GGAGTTTACGGACCTTATTGCAGAGCTTCCAAGAGCAGACAGTGATGCCTGGCTCAGTGCT GCCTTGCCCAATGGCACCTTTAATGAGAACTTTGATGACCTGGATCTCTCTGAGGCCCCTGAGAATACTGCTGAAGCTGCTGTAATGTCTCCGGTCCTCGACAGTCTGCCTCCTCCAGCTGCAGTGGTACCTTCCACCAATGACTATCCCGGAGAGTATAGCTTCAACCTCCGCTTCAACCAGACCAGCACAACTAAGTCTGTTACCTCCACG TATTCCAAACCTTTGGATAAACTGTACTGCCAGCTGGCTAAGACGTGCCCGGTTGATGTTCTGCTGGATAAAGTTCCTCCTCAGGGAGCAGTGCTCAGGGCCACTCCCATTTATAAAAAACCTGAGCACGTTTCTGAGGTGGTGCTGCGCTGCCCTCATCACCAAAATATCGCAGAGAACAATGAAG GTGTGAATCATCGCAGCCACCTTATCCGGATAGAGGGGAGTCAGAAGGCTCAGTACCTGGAGGACCCCAATACCAAGAGGCAGAGTGTTACTGTTCCCTATGAGGCTCCTCAG CTGGGCTCAGAGGCCACCACGGTCTTACTGAACTTTATGTGCAACAGCAGCTGTATGGGAGGCATGAACCGTAGGCCCATTCTTACCATAATGACTCTTGAAACACATGA TGGGCAGGTTTTAGGTCGCCGTTGTTTTGAGGTCCGTGTGTGCGCCTGCCCTGGCCGTGATCGCAAGACTGAAGAAGAAAATCTTAACAAAAAAACGTTGAAGACTGCGACAGGAGTTAAAAGAA AATCTTCTGCAATGGAATCTCAGGTCACTCCTAATGCTGAATCAAGTAAAAAGACCAAGACTGAATCCAGTTCTGAGgaggaaatcttttttttgcaa ATTCGTGGGAGAGAGAGGTTTAATATGCTGAAAACGATTAACGACAGTTTGGAGTTAATGGACATGATGCCTCCTGCAGATAAGGACAAATACAGACAGAAACG CACTTTGAAGAACTTGAAAAAGCAGCCAGGCTGTGGCAAAAAGCTGCTCCAAAATGATGAGAAGACAGACACTGACTGA